In one window of Cellulophaga sp. HaHa_2_95 DNA:
- the der gene encoding ribosome biogenesis GTPase Der: MSAIVAIVGRPNVGKSTFFNRLIKRREAIVDAVSGVTRDRHYGKSDWNGREFSVIDTGGYVKGSDDVFEAEIDKQVELAIDEADVIIFMVDVETGITGMDEDVANLLRKVKKPVLLAVNKVDNNKRAEDAVEFYSLGLGDYFTIASTNGSGTGDLLDALVEVLPEKEPNRDEDLPRFAVVGRPNAGKSSFINALIGEERYIVTDVAGTTRDSIDTKYNRFGFEFNLVDTAGIRRKSKVHEDLEFYSVMRSVRAIEHSDVCILILDATRGFDGQVQNIFWLAQRNNKGIVVLVNKWDLVEEKETNTMKQYTQKIKEAMEPFVDVPIIFMSVLTKQRIFKAIETAVQVYENRSRKIQTRKFNDIMLPLIENYPPPAYKGKYVKIKFCTQLPTPYPQFAFFCNLPQYVRDPYKRFLENKLRESFDFSGVPISVFMRKK; encoded by the coding sequence ATGAGTGCTATTGTAGCCATTGTAGGAAGACCTAACGTAGGGAAATCAACTTTTTTTAACCGATTAATAAAGCGTAGAGAGGCTATTGTTGATGCGGTTAGTGGAGTTACACGTGACCGTCATTACGGCAAGAGTGACTGGAATGGAAGAGAATTCTCAGTAATAGATACTGGAGGATATGTAAAAGGAAGTGATGATGTTTTTGAAGCAGAAATTGATAAACAAGTAGAATTGGCTATCGATGAAGCAGATGTAATCATTTTTATGGTAGACGTAGAAACCGGAATTACCGGGATGGATGAAGACGTTGCTAATTTACTTCGTAAAGTTAAAAAGCCGGTTTTATTAGCGGTAAATAAAGTAGATAATAACAAACGTGCAGAAGATGCTGTAGAGTTTTATTCTCTTGGTTTAGGAGATTATTTTACTATTGCAAGTACTAATGGATCGGGAACAGGAGATTTATTAGATGCTTTAGTAGAAGTGCTTCCAGAAAAAGAACCAAACAGGGATGAAGATTTACCAAGATTTGCGGTAGTAGGGAGACCTAATGCAGGAAAATCATCTTTTATCAATGCATTAATTGGCGAAGAGCGGTATATTGTTACTGATGTTGCTGGTACGACTAGAGATAGTATTGATACTAAATACAACCGTTTTGGTTTTGAATTTAATCTTGTTGATACAGCAGGTATTCGTAGAAAGTCTAAGGTACATGAAGACCTAGAGTTTTACTCGGTAATGCGTTCTGTAAGAGCTATTGAGCATTCAGACGTGTGTATTCTAATTTTAGATGCAACACGTGGTTTTGATGGTCAGGTTCAGAATATTTTCTGGTTGGCACAACGTAACAATAAAGGAATTGTTGTTCTTGTGAATAAGTGGGATTTGGTAGAAGAGAAAGAGACCAATACCATGAAGCAATATACGCAAAAGATCAAAGAGGCTATGGAGCCTTTTGTAGATGTGCCTATTATTTTTATGTCGGTATTGACGAAGCAGCGTATTTTTAAAGCGATTGAAACGGCAGTACAAGTCTATGAAAATAGAAGCCGTAAGATTCAAACACGTAAGTTTAATGATATAATGCTACCGTTGATAGAAAACTATCCTCCGCCAGCATACAAAGGTAAATATGTGAAAATTAAGTTCTGTACGCAGTTACCGACACCATATCCGCAATTTGCATTTTTCTGCAACTTGCCGCAATACGTTAGGGATCCGTACAAACGTTTCTTAGAGAATAAGCTTAGAGAAAGTTTTGATTTCTCTGGAGTGCCTATCTCTGTATTTATGCGTAAAAAGTAA
- a CDS encoding choice-of-anchor I family protein: MKNFTLIALFGGLLLTSCIKDHVGHGGDADIDVSALQFTKIGGFSNGSGDEGFSEISAFDPSTKKLFVVNPVQSEVSVWDISVPSSAVKLTSIILTGVPNSVAVHDGVVAVAVENTNKQSNGTIQTYDTTSQNLITSYTVGALPDMVAFSPDGTYLISANEGEPNDDYTVDPEGSVSIINIERNEINTLFFTSFSASAIGNDFRVFGPNASIAQDVEPEYIAVSDDSKFAYITLQENNGIAVVNLVAKTITDVFGLGTKDFSLPENTMDASNKDGVLGNFKNWPVWSFYMPDAIAFATIDEMEYIITANEGDSRDYDGYSEEERVKDLTLDPTAFPNAAELQLDENLGRLKITTANGDLDGDGDFDEIYGYGARSFSIWNTSGALVYDSADDIGRTTLDINPSFFNADEGEADGRSDDKGAEPESVTTLKIGNATLLFVGLERSGGVMVYDISNPTSPQFLEWLLDTNDIAPEGLLAIAAKDSPTGENLLVVTNEVSNTVAIYEIK, encoded by the coding sequence ATGAAAAATTTTACTTTAATTGCTCTTTTTGGAGGGCTTTTACTAACTTCTTGTATTAAAGACCACGTAGGACATGGTGGTGATGCTGATATAGATGTATCTGCATTACAATTTACAAAAATTGGAGGATTCTCAAATGGCTCTGGAGACGAAGGGTTTTCGGAGATCAGTGCTTTTGATCCTAGCACTAAAAAATTATTTGTTGTAAATCCTGTGCAATCAGAAGTATCCGTTTGGGATATATCGGTACCTTCTTCTGCGGTTAAATTAACATCAATTATCCTTACAGGAGTTCCAAATAGCGTTGCGGTTCATGATGGCGTGGTTGCGGTAGCGGTAGAAAATACTAATAAGCAATCCAATGGGACTATTCAAACCTATGATACTACTTCTCAAAACTTAATAACATCTTATACCGTTGGCGCGTTACCAGATATGGTAGCCTTTTCTCCTGATGGTACCTATTTAATTTCTGCTAATGAAGGAGAGCCTAATGATGACTATACAGTAGACCCAGAAGGTTCTGTCTCTATCATTAATATTGAAAGAAATGAAATTAATACCTTATTTTTTACCTCCTTTAGTGCATCTGCAATAGGGAATGATTTTAGAGTTTTCGGCCCTAATGCGAGTATCGCTCAAGATGTAGAGCCTGAGTATATCGCGGTGTCTGATGATAGCAAATTCGCATACATTACCTTACAAGAAAATAACGGAATTGCAGTAGTAAATTTAGTAGCAAAAACAATTACTGATGTATTTGGATTAGGGACGAAAGATTTTTCTCTTCCAGAAAATACTATGGATGCGAGTAATAAAGATGGTGTTTTGGGGAATTTTAAAAACTGGCCTGTATGGAGCTTCTATATGCCAGATGCCATTGCATTTGCAACCATTGATGAAATGGAATATATCATTACTGCTAATGAAGGAGACTCTAGAGATTATGATGGTTATTCTGAAGAAGAACGCGTAAAGGATTTGACCTTAGATCCAACAGCTTTTCCTAATGCTGCAGAATTACAATTAGATGAAAATTTAGGGCGATTAAAAATTACTACTGCCAATGGTGATCTTGATGGTGATGGCGATTTTGATGAAATTTATGGATATGGCGCTAGATCCTTTTCAATTTGGAATACATCAGGAGCTTTGGTGTATGATAGTGCAGATGATATAGGACGTACTACATTGGATATCAACCCATCATTTTTCAATGCAGATGAAGGTGAAGCTGATGGCAGAAGTGATGATAAAGGTGCTGAGCCAGAATCGGTAACTACTTTAAAAATTGGAAATGCAACCTTGTTATTTGTTGGGTTAGAGAGATCTGGAGGTGTTATGGTTTATGATATTTCTAATCCTACGAGTCCGCAGTTTCTAGAATGGTTATTAGATACAAATGATATAGCTCCGGAAGGCTTGTTAGCTATAGCGGCAAAAGATAGCCCAACGGGCGAAAATCTATTAGTGGTAACCAATGAAGTTTCTAATACTGTTGCTATTTATGAGATTAAATAG
- the era gene encoding GTPase Era has product MADHKAGFVNIIGNPNVGKSTLMNAFVGEKLSIITSKAQTTRHRILGIVNGDDFQMILSDTPGIIKPAYELQSSMMDFVKSAFEDADILIYMVEIGEKALKDERFFDKLKNSKIPVLLLLNKIDVSEQGILEEQVQYWHEQLPTAEIHPISALQNFNVKEVFLRILELLPVSPAFYPKDQLTDKPERFFVNETIREKILQNYKKEIPYSVEIDTEEFFEDDKIIRMRSVIMVERDSQKGIIIGHKGAALKRVGVESRKDLEIFFDKQVHLELYVKVNKNWRSNANQLKRFGYNQG; this is encoded by the coding sequence ATGGCAGATCATAAAGCTGGTTTTGTAAATATTATTGGAAATCCTAATGTGGGGAAATCTACCTTGATGAATGCTTTTGTGGGCGAGAAATTATCCATTATCACCTCCAAAGCACAAACAACGAGACACCGTATTTTAGGGATTGTTAATGGGGATGATTTTCAAATGATTTTATCAGATACTCCAGGAATTATCAAACCTGCTTACGAGTTACAATCTTCTATGATGGATTTTGTAAAGTCGGCTTTCGAAGATGCAGATATTCTAATCTACATGGTAGAGATAGGGGAAAAGGCATTAAAGGATGAGCGTTTCTTTGATAAATTGAAGAATAGCAAAATTCCGGTACTTTTATTATTAAATAAGATTGATGTTTCTGAGCAAGGTATTTTAGAAGAGCAAGTGCAATATTGGCATGAGCAATTACCAACGGCAGAAATTCATCCGATAAGTGCGTTACAGAATTTTAATGTCAAAGAAGTATTCCTTCGTATTTTAGAATTGCTACCTGTTTCCCCGGCCTTTTATCCTAAAGATCAATTAACAGATAAGCCAGAACGTTTCTTTGTCAACGAAACTATTAGAGAGAAAATATTACAGAACTACAAAAAAGAAATTCCTTATTCTGTAGAAATAGATACGGAAGAATTTTTTGAGGATGATAAAATTATTAGAATGCGATCTGTGATTATGGTAGAGCGCGATTCTCAGAAAGGAATTATAATAGGTCATAAAGGTGCTGCCTTAAAAAGAGTGGGAGTTGAGTCTAGAAAAGATTTAGAGATTTTCTTTGATAAGCAAGTGCATTTAGAACTGTATGTAAAAGTAAATAAGAACTGGAGAAGCAATGCTAATCAGTTAAAACGTTTTGGATACAATCAAGGCTAG